A genome region from Alistipes dispar includes the following:
- a CDS encoding ATPase: MGYIGVALMVGLSGAASCIGTSIAGQASVGAMKKNGGAFGSYMILSAIPGSQGLYGFVGYFIIKGFLTESMTMLQGAAIFGAGLLTGLVCLFSSYYQAKICANGIAAIGNGHDVMGKTLILAAFPELYAILTVAAIFLIAGAI; encoded by the coding sequence ATGGGCTACATCGGCGTAGCGCTGATGGTGGGCCTTTCGGGCGCGGCGAGCTGTATCGGCACTTCGATCGCCGGCCAGGCTTCGGTCGGCGCCATGAAGAAGAACGGCGGCGCATTCGGTAGCTACATGATTCTCTCGGCCATTCCGGGTTCGCAGGGCCTCTACGGTTTCGTGGGCTACTTCATCATCAAGGGCTTTCTCACCGAGTCGATGACCATGCTGCAGGGTGCGGCCATCTTCGGCGCGGGCCTGCTGACGGGCCTCGTCTGCCTCTTCTCGTCGTACTACCAGGCCAAGATCTGCGCCAACGGCATCGCAGCCATCGGCAACGGCCACGACGTGATGGGTAAGACGCTGATCCTCGCCGCATTCCCCGAGTTGTACGCCATTCTGACGGTGGCCGCCATCTTCCTGATCGCGGGCGCCATCTGA
- a CDS encoding glycoside hydrolase family 125 protein translates to MTMKLFPVTTLLAALSLGVSAAAHERCGNRADVPVAAADNTRLPASASKYAVTNRPAEAERLFTSEAVEAEIARVKGVLTNARLAWMFENCFPNTLDTTVRWTREDEQGRDDTVIYTGDIHAMWLRDSGAQVWPYVQLAPKDEKLRRMIAGVIRRQFKYIGLDPYANAFLDPLDPDPDTHWQTDGTQMRPEVYERKWEIDSLCYPIRLAYEYWKRTGDTSVFDEHWLTAMENILRTFREQQRKEGVGPYTFLRVTDRQLDTVCNVGNGNPVNPVGLIASVFRPSDDATTFLFLVPSNFFAVTSLRKAAEILSEVNRRPEMAAECRSLADEVEAALKKYATYDHPEFGEIYAFEVDGYGNRFLMDDANVPSLLAMPYLGDVDVNDPVYQNTRRFVWSESNPYFFRGTAGEGIGGPHVGYDMVWPMSIMMKAFTSQDDAEIKRCIESLMTTDAGTGFMHESFHKDDPANFTRAWFAWQNTLFGELILKLVNEGKADLLNSIEIE, encoded by the coding sequence ATGACAATGAAACTTTTTCCCGTAACCACTCTGCTCGCCGCGCTGTCGCTGGGCGTTTCCGCCGCGGCCCATGAACGATGCGGAAACCGCGCCGACGTGCCCGTTGCGGCGGCCGACAATACGCGTCTGCCCGCCTCCGCATCGAAATACGCCGTGACGAACCGGCCCGCCGAGGCCGAGCGGCTCTTCACCTCCGAGGCCGTAGAGGCCGAAATCGCCCGCGTCAAGGGCGTGCTCACCAACGCCCGGCTGGCGTGGATGTTCGAGAACTGCTTCCCCAATACGCTCGATACGACGGTGCGCTGGACCCGCGAGGACGAGCAGGGCAGGGACGACACGGTGATCTATACGGGCGACATTCATGCCATGTGGCTCCGCGACTCCGGAGCGCAGGTGTGGCCCTACGTGCAGCTGGCTCCGAAGGACGAGAAGCTGCGCCGCATGATCGCGGGCGTCATCCGCCGCCAGTTCAAGTATATCGGGCTGGATCCCTATGCCAACGCCTTCCTCGATCCGCTCGATCCCGATCCCGACACGCACTGGCAGACCGACGGGACGCAGATGCGCCCCGAGGTTTACGAGCGCAAGTGGGAGATCGACTCGCTCTGTTATCCGATCCGCCTGGCCTATGAATACTGGAAACGGACGGGCGACACGTCGGTTTTCGACGAACACTGGCTCACGGCCATGGAGAATATCCTCCGGACGTTCCGCGAGCAGCAGCGCAAGGAGGGCGTGGGACCCTATACCTTCCTGCGCGTCACGGACCGCCAGCTCGACACGGTGTGCAACGTCGGCAACGGCAATCCGGTGAATCCCGTGGGGTTGATCGCTTCGGTGTTCCGTCCGTCGGACGATGCGACGACCTTCCTGTTCCTCGTGCCGTCGAACTTCTTCGCCGTGACGTCGCTGCGCAAGGCCGCCGAGATTCTCTCGGAGGTGAACCGCAGGCCGGAGATGGCCGCCGAGTGCCGGTCGCTGGCCGACGAGGTGGAGGCGGCCCTGAAGAAATACGCCACCTACGACCATCCCGAATTCGGCGAGATCTACGCCTTCGAGGTGGACGGATACGGCAACCGTTTCCTCATGGACGACGCCAACGTGCCGTCGCTGCTGGCGATGCCCTATCTGGGCGACGTGGACGTGAACGACCCGGTTTATCAGAATACCCGCCGGTTCGTCTGGAGCGAATCGAACCCCTATTTCTTCCGCGGCACGGCGGGCGAGGGCATCGGCGGTCCGCACGTAGGATACGACATGGTGTGGCCCATGAGTATCATGATGAAGGCCTTCACGTCGCAGGACGACGCCGAGATCAAGCGCTGCATCGAGTCGCTGATGACCACCGACGCCGGCACGGGCTTCATGCACGAGTCGTTCCACAAGGACGATCCCGCGAACTTCACCCGTGCGTGGTTCGCCTGGCAGAACACGCTCTTCGGCGAGTTGATCCTCAAGCTGGTGAACGAAGGCAAGGCCGATCTGCTCAATTCGATCGAGATCGAGTGA